CAATGCCATTAGAGCTCCAAGCTAAGCTACTGAGAGTACTAGAGGATGGAGTTGTTCGCCGGATAGGTGATCAAAAAACTCGTAAAGTTAATGTAAGAGTAATCGCTGCGATTAATGAATCACCTTTAGATTGCGTTCAAAACGGTATTATGCGACCGGATTTGTATTATCGTTTGAATGTGTTTTCATTGTTCATACCTCCGTTAAGAGAAAGGAATTATGATATCGAGCTGCTCACATCTTTTTTTGTTGAGCAATTTAATGAACGCTTCTCAAAGAATATTCGAAATGTAGAACATACTGTATTTGAGTTATTCCACCAATATAATTGGCCTGGTAATGTTCGAGAATTAAAGCATACGATTGAGCATGCTATGATTATGGCAGAAGGGCATACTCTTACGGTTAAACATCTTCCAATTCAACTACAACATATTAAGAAAAGTACTGAAACAAAAGGAGTTCAGCCTTTACGTACTGCAATGCAGGAGATGGAAATTTCACTTATTAAACAAGCATTGCTACAAACGAATTCTAATATTCAACAAGCTGCAGCGCTACTTGAAATACCTAGGCAAACTCTTCAATATAAGATTCAAAAGTTAAATATCGTAGTATAAACTACTTTTTAAACTTCTAAAAAACTAGTTTTAGCACTTCATTTAATAGCCAAGCCGCCTAATTTTAGGCGGTTTTATTATTTTGGATTCATCTTGGTAAGATACCAACTTAAGATTTTAACTTTAAAAAATAAAAAAACAGGCTGAATAGTTTGAATTTTCTATATTTGTGGCGTTTTTATTAAATATTTGTAAATTTTTGGCACGGCTCTTGCTATATATTAATACAAACAGTTTGAAAGGGGATGTAAGTATGGTAAATGCAGTCTATGCTCCACAAAGACATTGGAAAGAAATTGAATTATGGAAAGATGTAACAGATGAACAATGGAATGATTGGGTTTGGCAACTTACAAACACCATCAAATCATTGGATGAGTTAAAGCAAGTAATTAACCTCACGCCAGACGAAGAAGATGGGGTACGAATTGCGACAAAAACAATTCCACTAAACATTACCCCATATTATGCATCGTTAATGAATCCGGATGACCCACGTTGTCCAGTTCGTATGCAATCAGTTCCGATCTCTGCGGAGATTCATAAAACTAAGTATGATTTAGAGGACCCTCTTCATGAGGATGAAGATTCTCCTGTACCAGGTTTAACACATCGTTATCCAGATCGTGTCCTTTTTTTAGTAACAAATCAATGCTCAATGTACTGTCGTTACTGTACTAGACGTCGCTTCTCAGGACAAATTGGAATGGGAGTGCCAAAGAAACAGCTTGATGCTGCTATTAATTACATTAGCAAAAATCCTCAAGTACGAGATGTACTTATTTCAGGGGGAGACGGTCTTTTAATTAACGATAATATTTTAGAGTATATTTTAAAAAATTTACGTGAAATTCCACATGTGGAAATTATCCGTATTGGTACAAGGGCACCTGTAGTATTCCCACAACGTATTACTGAAAATCTTTGTAATATCTTAAAAAAATATCATCCAGTTTGGTTAAATACTCACTTTAATACTTCAATTGAAATTACAGAGGAATCGAAACGAGCTTGTGAAATGCTTGCAAATGCAGGTGTACCATTAGGAAACCAAGCCGTAATCTTAGCTGGAATTAACGACAGTGTACCAATTATGAAAAAGCTAATGCATGATTTAGTTAAAATTCGTGTTCGTCCATATTATATTTATCAATGTGATTTATCAGAAGGAATTGGTCACTTCCGTGCACCTGTTTCAAAAGGTTTAGAAATTATGGAAGGATTACGCGGCCATACTTCTGGATATGCAGTACCAACATTTGTAGTAGACGCACCGGGTGGAGGAGGAAAAATTTCTCTTCAACCAAATTACTTAATTTCGCAAAGTGCTGATAAAGTTGTTCTTCGTAATTTTGAAGGTGTAATAACTACTTATCCAGAACCACAAAATTACGTACCAGGTAGAGCAGAAGCGTACTTTAAAGAAATTTATCCTAATATGGAAGAAAAACGTTCTAATGCAGGAATCGCGGGATTAATGAATGAAACAAAATTCAATCTTGTACCAGAAGGTTTACAACGTATGGAAGTTCGTAAAACATATGCAACAAACCCAGAGCATGCTTCTTTGAAAGATAAGCGGGATAAACGCGACGAATTAAAAGAGAAGAAATTCCAAGCACAGCTTACAAAAATCCAAGTTAGTGAAAAGCTAGTAGGAAGTGCGCAAGGAGACACTGAATGATGAAATGTCAGTGGTGTGAATCAGCTAACATAGTTGAATCAACAAATACGGTCTACTGGGAACTTCCTGATGGTACGAAGGCAATTGAGATTAAAGAAACACCATGTATCATTTGCTTAGATTGTAAAATAACATATCAAACAGATGATACGGTTAGTGCAATTGAAGAGCAATTATACTTAATCGACACTAAATTACTTGGTAAAACAACTTCATATAATGGGTTAATCGAGCAACAAAGATTATTAAAGAGGAATTACTTTGACTTTTCCAAATAAGAAATGAGAAGCGACTATTCGCTTCTCATTTTCTCTACTGTTCAAACTTTTCCTAATCCTGCTGATGGGTGTTTAAAAAAATTAGAAAATTTAGAATACAAAAAAACGACTGAAAAGGAGTATTTTAATGAAAAATACGGTAACTACAATAACAGTCAATGATTCTAAGAACCATATTCCATCTATGCCTCAAGAGCTAAAGCGTGGATTAAAACCACGCCATATTACAATGATTTCACTCGGAGGAACAATTGGAACAGGTCTATTTTTGGCAAGTGGTGGTGCAATCCATACTGCAGGACCAGGTGGTGTTCTCGCAGCTTATATAGCGATTGGAATAATGGTGTACTTTTTAATGACAAGCCTTGCTGAGATGGCTACATATATGCCAGTTGCCGGATCTTTTAGTACATACGCAACAAAATTCGTCGATCCTGCACTTGGTTTTGCACTTGGCTGGAATTACTGGTATAACTGGGCAATTACGATAGCAGCTGAATTAGCTGCCGTTACAATGGTTATGAAATTCTGGTTACCACATACATCCTCACTCTTATGGAGTTCATTATTTTTAGCGATTATCTTTCTTTTAAACTATCTGTCTGTTAAAGGGTTTGGGGAATCTGAATACTGGTTTTCTATTATAAAAGTTGTTACAGTAATCATTTTTTTAATATCGGGATTTTTAATGATTTTTGGAATTATCGGCGGAGAAGCAGTAGGGTTTAAAAACTTTACAGTTGGTGACGCTCCTTTTCATGGAGGATTCATGGCGACACTTGGAATTTTTATGGCAGCTGGATTTTCTTTCCAAGGTACCGAGTTATTAGGGGTAGCAGCTGGAGAAAGTGAGGAGCCAGAGCGAAATATTCCTCGTGCGGCTCGCCAAATATTTTGGCGTATTTTACTATTTTACGTATTATCTGTATTTGTAATAGGTTTACTAATACCATATACAAATCATAATCTAGCAAGTGGAGATGTAGCTGTTAGTCCATTTACGCTAGTATTTGATAAAGCTGGCATTGCATTTGCAGCATCTGTAATGAATGCAGTTATCTTAACAGCGGTTTTATCAGCTGGAAATTCAGGAATGTATGCTTCAGCTCGAATGCTGTGGGACATGGCTCGCCAAGGAAAAGCTCCAAAGGCATTAGGTAGGTTAAATAAAAGAGGTGTACCAGTTAATGCATTAATGATTACAGCGGCAGTCGGTACATTAGCTTTTTTAGCTTCTCTATATGGTGACGGAGTTGTTTACATTTGGTTACTGAATGCTTCAGGTATGTCTGGTTTTATTGCATGGCTTGGCATTGCAATTTGTCATTATCGATTCCGCAAAGCCTACGTAGCACAAGGGAAGGATTTAAATGACCTACCGTATAAAGCAAAATGGTTCCCATTCGGACCAATATTTGCTTTTGTACTATGTGGGGTTGTAATTCTTGGCCAAAACTATTCAGCATTTATGGGCAAAACAATTGACTGGAATGGTGTACTTGTTTCATATATAGGGTTGCCATTATTTCTTATTTTATGGATTGGCTATAAACTAATAAAAAGAACAAAAATTGTTCAGCTTAATGAGTGCGATTTGGAGAATTGAGCGAGAAAGACATATTTTTTTATCGTTTTTAATTAAAATAGTAATTGTTTAGGGATGTAATTCGTATTAGAATTAGCATCTCTTTTTTTATCTGAAAAATCGGTATCCTTTAGTTAGAAATCATTAAGGAAGGAAAAGTTGATTTCATTTCGCTAAGCTACTATATGTCACGCACTGAGAAAAAACATAAAACGAACGAAGAAAGTAGCCAAGGTAATTTAGTTGGTGGCGTTAAAAATCCATTTTTAAAAGAAAGTGATTGGGGATGGGGAATCGATCCAACTGGTCTTCGCATTGGATTAAATCAATTATATGACCACTACCAAAAACCACTATTCATCGTAGAAAATGGCCTTGGAGCATACGATCAAATTGAAGAAGATGGTTCGATTAATGATGATTACCGTATTAATTACCTACGTAGTCATATTGAGGCAATTGGTGAAGCAATCGAGGATGGTGTCGAACTGATGGGTTACACTCCATGGGGATGCATTGACTTAGTAAGTCCGTCTACAGGTGAAATGTCTAAACGCTACGGCTTTATTTATGTAGACAAACAAGATGATGGAAGCGGAACTTTAGAACGCAAAAAGAAAAAATCATTTTATTGGTACCAAAATGTTATTCAAACTAATGGGGAACAACTTGATTAATTAAAGATATAAGAAATTCTCGTGCGCTTGATTTCTTAAATCGATTCGAAGCTAAAACGACTGTGGTGGACGCAAAAGATTTTGGTTTAGGTTCTGTCATCGCAAAAGAAGTAGTAGATTACTTCAATCCAATTTTAATTTCAGGTGTTTTACGAGTGTATGCGGAGCAACTAGCTAAAGTTAGAAATCATCCGTTAACAAAAAGAAGATATATGTGGAAGCTAGAATACTAATCTATTTTTTAAATTAATAAAAAGCCGATCTCCTCTAATATAGGGGAGCATCGGCTTATTTTTCTTTTACATATCTAAATCCTTCTCTAAATTAATACCAATTTTCCCTTCCTGTATTCTAGACCTGAATAGAGCCCAGTAAATAACGATTCCAGCAAGAAATAAGTAAAGGATTACTTTAGTAGTTGGTATGAAATCTTTAGGGATTGTTAA
This genomic interval from Gottfriedia acidiceleris contains the following:
- the ablA gene encoding lysine 2,3-aminomutase — protein: MVNAVYAPQRHWKEIELWKDVTDEQWNDWVWQLTNTIKSLDELKQVINLTPDEEDGVRIATKTIPLNITPYYASLMNPDDPRCPVRMQSVPISAEIHKTKYDLEDPLHEDEDSPVPGLTHRYPDRVLFLVTNQCSMYCRYCTRRRFSGQIGMGVPKKQLDAAINYISKNPQVRDVLISGGDGLLINDNILEYILKNLREIPHVEIIRIGTRAPVVFPQRITENLCNILKKYHPVWLNTHFNTSIEITEESKRACEMLANAGVPLGNQAVILAGINDSVPIMKKLMHDLVKIRVRPYYIYQCDLSEGIGHFRAPVSKGLEIMEGLRGHTSGYAVPTFVVDAPGGGGKISLQPNYLISQSADKVVLRNFEGVITTYPEPQNYVPGRAEAYFKEIYPNMEEKRSNAGIAGLMNETKFNLVPEGLQRMEVRKTYATNPEHASLKDKRDKRDELKEKKFQAQLTKIQVSEKLVGSAQGDTE
- a CDS encoding YokU family protein, producing MKCQWCESANIVESTNTVYWELPDGTKAIEIKETPCIICLDCKITYQTDDTVSAIEEQLYLIDTKLLGKTTSYNGLIEQQRLLKRNYFDFSK
- a CDS encoding amino acid permease, translated to MPQELKRGLKPRHITMISLGGTIGTGLFLASGGAIHTAGPGGVLAAYIAIGIMVYFLMTSLAEMATYMPVAGSFSTYATKFVDPALGFALGWNYWYNWAITIAAELAAVTMVMKFWLPHTSSLLWSSLFLAIIFLLNYLSVKGFGESEYWFSIIKVVTVIIFLISGFLMIFGIIGGEAVGFKNFTVGDAPFHGGFMATLGIFMAAGFSFQGTELLGVAAGESEEPERNIPRAARQIFWRILLFYVLSVFVIGLLIPYTNHNLASGDVAVSPFTLVFDKAGIAFAASVMNAVILTAVLSAGNSGMYASARMLWDMARQGKAPKALGRLNKRGVPVNALMITAAVGTLAFLASLYGDGVVYIWLLNASGMSGFIAWLGIAICHYRFRKAYVAQGKDLNDLPYKAKWFPFGPIFAFVLCGVVILGQNYSAFMGKTIDWNGVLVSYIGLPLFLILWIGYKLIKRTKIVQLNECDLEN